The proteins below are encoded in one region of Synchiropus splendidus isolate RoL2022-P1 chromosome 13, RoL_Sspl_1.0, whole genome shotgun sequence:
- the asph gene encoding aspartyl/asparaginyl beta-hydroxylase isoform X5, with product MASKKSAKANVKSKDGGKPQTANKNGKKSDSGSSSGTFFTWFIVLALLGVWTSIAVVYFDLVDYQGVVDKAKGIQINLSEALQGKLAAYDSDGDGDFDVEDAKILLGLKEKDVVVAARSEESAAPVETADPEREPEAIVEPDPVPVEDDMQATEAEELAAPPPPEPEPQPEEVEVVVSEPEPEPEAEPAEVIEEEPEILEEELPAAEEEPEAEPAVEEAADEPVDEPAVEEMVEEPAEEEAVEEEAPPAVEETVEEPAEEKAEEEEAEPAVEETSEEEAVEEEAEPAVDETVEEPVEEEAEPAVEEAADEADEEPAVEETAEEEPAEEESEPAVEEEAVEEAAEEAEEVEAEPEPAEEAVEVAAVAEATDNEEEVTEEEVAPREETKEEAAQEEETEEVAAEEETKEETTQEEATKEEAETEEEAATEEVEEEEETAEEETAAAQEEEETEEETAEEETAEEEETAEEEEETADEAHSEDVEEDQPETAEVVDAQEQSQDEPTET from the exons ATGGCGTCCAAGAAAAGCGCAAAAGCCAACGTTAAATCTAAAG ATGGAGGTAAACCACAAACAGCCAATAAGAATGGAAAGAAGTCAGACAGTGGGTCCAGCAGCGGCACCTTCTTCACCTGGTTCATCGTCCTAGCGTTGCTGGGCGTGTGGACGTCTATCGCCGTGGTCTACTTCGACCTCGTGGACTATCAGGGGGTCGTCG ACAAAGCTAAGGGTATACAAATTAACCTGTCTGAAGCACTGCAAG GTAAACTGGCTGCATACGACTCAGACGGCGATGGCGACTTTGATGTCGAGGATGCCAAAATTCTTCTCG GCCTGAAAGAGAAAGATGTTGTCGTCGCTGCCCGAAGTGAAGAATCTGCTGCCCCGGTGGAGACTGCTGATCCTGAGCGCGAGCCTGAAG CTATTGTGGAGCCCGACCCAGTCCCGGTGGAGGATGATATGCAGGCAACTGAGGCAGAAGAgctcgctgctcctcctcctccag AGCCTGAGCCACAACCAGAAGAAGTTGAAGTTGTTGTATCCGAGCCTGAGCCCGAACCAGAAGCAGAGCCTGCTGAG GTGATTGAAGAGGAGCCAGAGATTCTGGAGGAAGAGcttcctgcagctgaagag GAGCCAGAGGCTGAACCAGCTGTGGAGGAGGCTGCAGATGAACCAGTGGACGaaccagctgtggaggagatggtagaggaaccagctgaagaggaagcagtggaggaagaagctccaccagctgtggaggagacagtagaggaaccagctgaggagaaagcagaagaggaagaagctgaaCCAGCGGTGGAGGAGACatcagaagaggaagcagtAGAGGAAGAAGCAGAACCAGCGGTGGATGAGACAGTAGAGGAACCAGTGGAGGAAGAAGCTGAACCAGCTGTCGAAGAGGCTGCAGATGAAGCAGATGAGGaaccagctgtggaggagacTGCAGAAGAGGAACCAGCAGAAGAGGAATCTGAACCTGCGGTGGAGGAAGAAGCAGTCGAAGAGGCcgcagaagaagcagaagaggtGGAAGCTGAACCAGAACCTGCTGAAGAAGCCGTGGAGGTAGCCGCTGTTGCTGAGGCAACTGACAATGAAGAGGAGGTAACTGAAGAAGAGGTGGCACCAAGGGAGGAAaccaaagaagaagctgctcaaGAGGAGGAAACTGAAGAGGTtgcagcagaagaggagaccaaaGAAGAGACCACTCAAGAAGAAGCAACCAAGGAAGAagcagaaacagaagaagaggctgcaacagaagaagtagaagaggaagaggagacagcagaagaagagacagcagcagcacaagaagaagaagagacggaagaggagacagcagaagaggagacggcagaggaggaagagacggcagaggaggaagaggagacagCTGATGAGGCACATTCAGAGGACGTGGAAGAGGATCAACCAGAAACGG CAGAGGTCGTGGACGCGCAGGAACAGAGTCAGGATGAGCCCACAG AAACGTAG
- the asph gene encoding aspartyl/asparaginyl beta-hydroxylase isoform X3 encodes MNIIFQGMADPAVLVESVTTPVVNTTISGEVEADGGKPQTANKNGKKSDSGSSSGTFFTWFIVLALLGVWTSIAVVYFDLVDYQGVVGKLAAYDSDGDGDFDVEDAKILLGLKEKDVVVAARSEESAAPVETADPEREPEAIVEPDPVPVEDDMQATEAEELAAPPPPEPEPQPEEVEVVVSEPEPEPEAEPAEVIEEEPEILEEELPAAEEEPEAEPAVEEAADEPVDEPAVEEMVEEPAEEEAVEEEAPPAVEETVEEPAEEKAEEEEAEPAVEETSEEEAVEEEAEPAVDETVEEPVEEEAEPAVEEAADEADEEPAVEETAEEEPAEEESEPAVEEEAVEEAAEEAEEVEAEPEPAEEAVEVAAVAEATDNEEEVTEEEVAPREETKEEAAQEEETEEVAAEEETKEETTQEEATKEEAETEEEAATEEVEEEEETAEEETAAAQEEEETEEETAEEETAEEEETAEEEEETADEAHSEDVEEDQPETAEVVDAQEQSQDEPTET; translated from the exons ATGAACATAATTTTTCAAGGGATGGCTGATCCAGCGGTTCTGGTTGAGTCTGTCACCACGCCGGTCGTAAACACCACAATATCAGGCGAGGTAGAAG CAGATGGAGGTAAACCACAAACAGCCAATAAGAATGGAAAGAAGTCAGACAGTGGGTCCAGCAGCGGCACCTTCTTCACCTGGTTCATCGTCCTAGCGTTGCTGGGCGTGTGGACGTCTATCGCCGTGGTCTACTTCGACCTCGTGGACTATCAGGGGGTCGTCG GTAAACTGGCTGCATACGACTCAGACGGCGATGGCGACTTTGATGTCGAGGATGCCAAAATTCTTCTCG GCCTGAAAGAGAAAGATGTTGTCGTCGCTGCCCGAAGTGAAGAATCTGCTGCCCCGGTGGAGACTGCTGATCCTGAGCGCGAGCCTGAAG CTATTGTGGAGCCCGACCCAGTCCCGGTGGAGGATGATATGCAGGCAACTGAGGCAGAAGAgctcgctgctcctcctcctccag AGCCTGAGCCACAACCAGAAGAAGTTGAAGTTGTTGTATCCGAGCCTGAGCCCGAACCAGAAGCAGAGCCTGCTGAG GTGATTGAAGAGGAGCCAGAGATTCTGGAGGAAGAGcttcctgcagctgaagag GAGCCAGAGGCTGAACCAGCTGTGGAGGAGGCTGCAGATGAACCAGTGGACGaaccagctgtggaggagatggtagaggaaccagctgaagaggaagcagtggaggaagaagctccaccagctgtggaggagacagtagaggaaccagctgaggagaaagcagaagaggaagaagctgaaCCAGCGGTGGAGGAGACatcagaagaggaagcagtAGAGGAAGAAGCAGAACCAGCGGTGGATGAGACAGTAGAGGAACCAGTGGAGGAAGAAGCTGAACCAGCTGTCGAAGAGGCTGCAGATGAAGCAGATGAGGaaccagctgtggaggagacTGCAGAAGAGGAACCAGCAGAAGAGGAATCTGAACCTGCGGTGGAGGAAGAAGCAGTCGAAGAGGCcgcagaagaagcagaagaggtGGAAGCTGAACCAGAACCTGCTGAAGAAGCCGTGGAGGTAGCCGCTGTTGCTGAGGCAACTGACAATGAAGAGGAGGTAACTGAAGAAGAGGTGGCACCAAGGGAGGAAaccaaagaagaagctgctcaaGAGGAGGAAACTGAAGAGGTtgcagcagaagaggagaccaaaGAAGAGACCACTCAAGAAGAAGCAACCAAGGAAGAagcagaaacagaagaagaggctgcaacagaagaagtagaagaggaagaggagacagcagaagaagagacagcagcagcacaagaagaagaagagacggaagaggagacagcagaagaggagacggcagaggaggaagagacggcagaggaggaagaggagacagCTGATGAGGCACATTCAGAGGACGTGGAAGAGGATCAACCAGAAACGG CAGAGGTCGTGGACGCGCAGGAACAGAGTCAGGATGAGCCCACAG AAACGTAG
- the asph gene encoding aspartyl/asparaginyl beta-hydroxylase isoform X1, giving the protein MNIIFQGMADPAVLVESVTTPVVNTTISGEVEADGGKPQTANKNGKKSDSGSSSGTFFTWFIVLALLGVWTSIAVVYFDLVDYQGVVDKAKGIQINLSEALQGKLAAYDSDGDGDFDVEDAKILLGLKEKDVVVAARSEESAAPVETADPEREPEAIVEPDPVPVEDDMQATEAEELAAPPPPEPEPQPEEVEVVVSEPEPEPEAEPAEVIEEEPEILEEELPAAEEEPEAEPAVEEAADEPVDEPAVEEMVEEPAEEEAVEEEAPPAVEETVEEPAEEKAEEEEAEPAVEETSEEEAVEEEAEPAVDETVEEPVEEEAEPAVEEAADEADEEPAVEETAEEEPAEEESEPAVEEEAVEEAAEEAEEVEAEPEPAEEAVEVAAVAEATDNEEEVTEEEVAPREETKEEAAQEEETEEVAAEEETKEETTQEEATKEEAETEEEAATEEVEEEEETAEEETAAAQEEEETEEETAEEETAEEEETAEEEEETADEAHSEDVEEDQPETAEVVDAQEQSQDEPTET; this is encoded by the exons ATGAACATAATTTTTCAAGGGATGGCTGATCCAGCGGTTCTGGTTGAGTCTGTCACCACGCCGGTCGTAAACACCACAATATCAGGCGAGGTAGAAG CAGATGGAGGTAAACCACAAACAGCCAATAAGAATGGAAAGAAGTCAGACAGTGGGTCCAGCAGCGGCACCTTCTTCACCTGGTTCATCGTCCTAGCGTTGCTGGGCGTGTGGACGTCTATCGCCGTGGTCTACTTCGACCTCGTGGACTATCAGGGGGTCGTCG ACAAAGCTAAGGGTATACAAATTAACCTGTCTGAAGCACTGCAAG GTAAACTGGCTGCATACGACTCAGACGGCGATGGCGACTTTGATGTCGAGGATGCCAAAATTCTTCTCG GCCTGAAAGAGAAAGATGTTGTCGTCGCTGCCCGAAGTGAAGAATCTGCTGCCCCGGTGGAGACTGCTGATCCTGAGCGCGAGCCTGAAG CTATTGTGGAGCCCGACCCAGTCCCGGTGGAGGATGATATGCAGGCAACTGAGGCAGAAGAgctcgctgctcctcctcctccag AGCCTGAGCCACAACCAGAAGAAGTTGAAGTTGTTGTATCCGAGCCTGAGCCCGAACCAGAAGCAGAGCCTGCTGAG GTGATTGAAGAGGAGCCAGAGATTCTGGAGGAAGAGcttcctgcagctgaagag GAGCCAGAGGCTGAACCAGCTGTGGAGGAGGCTGCAGATGAACCAGTGGACGaaccagctgtggaggagatggtagaggaaccagctgaagaggaagcagtggaggaagaagctccaccagctgtggaggagacagtagaggaaccagctgaggagaaagcagaagaggaagaagctgaaCCAGCGGTGGAGGAGACatcagaagaggaagcagtAGAGGAAGAAGCAGAACCAGCGGTGGATGAGACAGTAGAGGAACCAGTGGAGGAAGAAGCTGAACCAGCTGTCGAAGAGGCTGCAGATGAAGCAGATGAGGaaccagctgtggaggagacTGCAGAAGAGGAACCAGCAGAAGAGGAATCTGAACCTGCGGTGGAGGAAGAAGCAGTCGAAGAGGCcgcagaagaagcagaagaggtGGAAGCTGAACCAGAACCTGCTGAAGAAGCCGTGGAGGTAGCCGCTGTTGCTGAGGCAACTGACAATGAAGAGGAGGTAACTGAAGAAGAGGTGGCACCAAGGGAGGAAaccaaagaagaagctgctcaaGAGGAGGAAACTGAAGAGGTtgcagcagaagaggagaccaaaGAAGAGACCACTCAAGAAGAAGCAACCAAGGAAGAagcagaaacagaagaagaggctgcaacagaagaagtagaagaggaagaggagacagcagaagaagagacagcagcagcacaagaagaagaagagacggaagaggagacagcagaagaggagacggcagaggaggaagagacggcagaggaggaagaggagacagCTGATGAGGCACATTCAGAGGACGTGGAAGAGGATCAACCAGAAACGG CAGAGGTCGTGGACGCGCAGGAACAGAGTCAGGATGAGCCCACAG AAACGTAG
- the asph gene encoding aspartyl/asparaginyl beta-hydroxylase isoform X6, translating into MECAKEQCADGGKPQTANKNGKKSDSGSSSGTFFTWFIVLALLGVWTSIAVVYFDLVDYQGVVDKAKGIQINLSEALQGKLAAYDSDGDGDFDVEDAKILLGLKEKDVVVAARSEESAAPVETADPEREPEAIVEPDPVPVEDDMQATEAEELAAPPPPEPEPQPEEVEVVVSEPEPEPEAEPAEVIEEEPEILEEELPAAEEEPEAEPAVEEAADEPVDEPAVEEMVEEPAEEEAVEEEAPPAVEETVEEPAEEKAEEEEAEPAVEETSEEEAVEEEAEPAVDETVEEPVEEEAEPAVEEAADEADEEPAVEETAEEEPAEEESEPAVEEEAVEEAAEEAEEVEAEPEPAEEAVEVAAVAEATDNEEEVTEEEVAPREETKEEAAQEEETEEVAAEEETKEETTQEEATKEEAETEEEAATEEVEEEEETAEEETAAAQEEEETEEETAEEETAEEEETAEEEEETADEAHSEDVEEDQPETAEVVDAQEQSQDEPTET; encoded by the exons ATGGAGTGTGCAAAGGAGCAGTGTG CAGATGGAGGTAAACCACAAACAGCCAATAAGAATGGAAAGAAGTCAGACAGTGGGTCCAGCAGCGGCACCTTCTTCACCTGGTTCATCGTCCTAGCGTTGCTGGGCGTGTGGACGTCTATCGCCGTGGTCTACTTCGACCTCGTGGACTATCAGGGGGTCGTCG ACAAAGCTAAGGGTATACAAATTAACCTGTCTGAAGCACTGCAAG GTAAACTGGCTGCATACGACTCAGACGGCGATGGCGACTTTGATGTCGAGGATGCCAAAATTCTTCTCG GCCTGAAAGAGAAAGATGTTGTCGTCGCTGCCCGAAGTGAAGAATCTGCTGCCCCGGTGGAGACTGCTGATCCTGAGCGCGAGCCTGAAG CTATTGTGGAGCCCGACCCAGTCCCGGTGGAGGATGATATGCAGGCAACTGAGGCAGAAGAgctcgctgctcctcctcctccag AGCCTGAGCCACAACCAGAAGAAGTTGAAGTTGTTGTATCCGAGCCTGAGCCCGAACCAGAAGCAGAGCCTGCTGAG GTGATTGAAGAGGAGCCAGAGATTCTGGAGGAAGAGcttcctgcagctgaagag GAGCCAGAGGCTGAACCAGCTGTGGAGGAGGCTGCAGATGAACCAGTGGACGaaccagctgtggaggagatggtagaggaaccagctgaagaggaagcagtggaggaagaagctccaccagctgtggaggagacagtagaggaaccagctgaggagaaagcagaagaggaagaagctgaaCCAGCGGTGGAGGAGACatcagaagaggaagcagtAGAGGAAGAAGCAGAACCAGCGGTGGATGAGACAGTAGAGGAACCAGTGGAGGAAGAAGCTGAACCAGCTGTCGAAGAGGCTGCAGATGAAGCAGATGAGGaaccagctgtggaggagacTGCAGAAGAGGAACCAGCAGAAGAGGAATCTGAACCTGCGGTGGAGGAAGAAGCAGTCGAAGAGGCcgcagaagaagcagaagaggtGGAAGCTGAACCAGAACCTGCTGAAGAAGCCGTGGAGGTAGCCGCTGTTGCTGAGGCAACTGACAATGAAGAGGAGGTAACTGAAGAAGAGGTGGCACCAAGGGAGGAAaccaaagaagaagctgctcaaGAGGAGGAAACTGAAGAGGTtgcagcagaagaggagaccaaaGAAGAGACCACTCAAGAAGAAGCAACCAAGGAAGAagcagaaacagaagaagaggctgcaacagaagaagtagaagaggaagaggagacagcagaagaagagacagcagcagcacaagaagaagaagagacggaagaggagacagcagaagaggagacggcagaggaggaagagacggcagaggaggaagaggagacagCTGATGAGGCACATTCAGAGGACGTGGAAGAGGATCAACCAGAAACGG CAGAGGTCGTGGACGCGCAGGAACAGAGTCAGGATGAGCCCACAG AAACGTAG
- the asph gene encoding aspartyl/asparaginyl beta-hydroxylase isoform X2, which translates to MNIIFQGMADPAVLVESVTTPVVNTTISGEVEADGGKPQTANKNGKKSDSGSSSGTFFTWFIVLALLGVWTSIAVVYFDLVDYQGVVDKAKGIQINLSEALQGKLAAYDSDGDGDFDVEDAKILLGLKEKDVVVAARSEESAAPVETADPEREPEAIVEPDPVPVEDDMQATEAEELAAPPPPEPEPQPEEVEVVVSEPEPEPEAEPAEVIEEEPEILEEELPAAEEEPEAEPAVEEAADEPVDEPAVEEMVEEPAEEEAVEEEAPPAVEETVEEPAEEKAEEEEAEPAVEETSEEEAVEEEAEPAVDETVEEPVEEEAEPAVEEAADEADEEPAVEETAEEEPAEEESEPAVEEEAVEEAAEEAEEVEAEPEPAEEAVEVAAVAEATDNEEEVTEEEVAPREETKEEAAQEEETEEVAAEEETKEETTQEEATKEEAETEEEAATEEVEEEEETAEEETAAAQEEEETEEETAEEETAEEEETAEEEEETADEAHSEDVEEDQPETEVVDAQEQSQDEPTET; encoded by the exons ATGAACATAATTTTTCAAGGGATGGCTGATCCAGCGGTTCTGGTTGAGTCTGTCACCACGCCGGTCGTAAACACCACAATATCAGGCGAGGTAGAAG CAGATGGAGGTAAACCACAAACAGCCAATAAGAATGGAAAGAAGTCAGACAGTGGGTCCAGCAGCGGCACCTTCTTCACCTGGTTCATCGTCCTAGCGTTGCTGGGCGTGTGGACGTCTATCGCCGTGGTCTACTTCGACCTCGTGGACTATCAGGGGGTCGTCG ACAAAGCTAAGGGTATACAAATTAACCTGTCTGAAGCACTGCAAG GTAAACTGGCTGCATACGACTCAGACGGCGATGGCGACTTTGATGTCGAGGATGCCAAAATTCTTCTCG GCCTGAAAGAGAAAGATGTTGTCGTCGCTGCCCGAAGTGAAGAATCTGCTGCCCCGGTGGAGACTGCTGATCCTGAGCGCGAGCCTGAAG CTATTGTGGAGCCCGACCCAGTCCCGGTGGAGGATGATATGCAGGCAACTGAGGCAGAAGAgctcgctgctcctcctcctccag AGCCTGAGCCACAACCAGAAGAAGTTGAAGTTGTTGTATCCGAGCCTGAGCCCGAACCAGAAGCAGAGCCTGCTGAG GTGATTGAAGAGGAGCCAGAGATTCTGGAGGAAGAGcttcctgcagctgaagag GAGCCAGAGGCTGAACCAGCTGTGGAGGAGGCTGCAGATGAACCAGTGGACGaaccagctgtggaggagatggtagaggaaccagctgaagaggaagcagtggaggaagaagctccaccagctgtggaggagacagtagaggaaccagctgaggagaaagcagaagaggaagaagctgaaCCAGCGGTGGAGGAGACatcagaagaggaagcagtAGAGGAAGAAGCAGAACCAGCGGTGGATGAGACAGTAGAGGAACCAGTGGAGGAAGAAGCTGAACCAGCTGTCGAAGAGGCTGCAGATGAAGCAGATGAGGaaccagctgtggaggagacTGCAGAAGAGGAACCAGCAGAAGAGGAATCTGAACCTGCGGTGGAGGAAGAAGCAGTCGAAGAGGCcgcagaagaagcagaagaggtGGAAGCTGAACCAGAACCTGCTGAAGAAGCCGTGGAGGTAGCCGCTGTTGCTGAGGCAACTGACAATGAAGAGGAGGTAACTGAAGAAGAGGTGGCACCAAGGGAGGAAaccaaagaagaagctgctcaaGAGGAGGAAACTGAAGAGGTtgcagcagaagaggagaccaaaGAAGAGACCACTCAAGAAGAAGCAACCAAGGAAGAagcagaaacagaagaagaggctgcaacagaagaagtagaagaggaagaggagacagcagaagaagagacagcagcagcacaagaagaagaagagacggaagaggagacagcagaagaggagacggcagaggaggaagagacggcagaggaggaagaggagacagCTGATGAGGCACATTCAGAGGACGTGGAAGAGGATCAACCAGAAACGG AGGTCGTGGACGCGCAGGAACAGAGTCAGGATGAGCCCACAG AAACGTAG
- the asph gene encoding aspartyl/asparaginyl beta-hydroxylase isoform X4 — MASKKSAKANVKSKADGGKPQTANKNGKKSDSGSSSGTFFTWFIVLALLGVWTSIAVVYFDLVDYQGVVDKAKGIQINLSEALQGKLAAYDSDGDGDFDVEDAKILLGLKEKDVVVAARSEESAAPVETADPEREPEAIVEPDPVPVEDDMQATEAEELAAPPPPEPEPQPEEVEVVVSEPEPEPEAEPAEVIEEEPEILEEELPAAEEEPEAEPAVEEAADEPVDEPAVEEMVEEPAEEEAVEEEAPPAVEETVEEPAEEKAEEEEAEPAVEETSEEEAVEEEAEPAVDETVEEPVEEEAEPAVEEAADEADEEPAVEETAEEEPAEEESEPAVEEEAVEEAAEEAEEVEAEPEPAEEAVEVAAVAEATDNEEEVTEEEVAPREETKEEAAQEEETEEVAAEEETKEETTQEEATKEEAETEEEAATEEVEEEEETAEEETAAAQEEEETEEETAEEETAEEEETAEEEEETADEAHSEDVEEDQPETAEVVDAQEQSQDEPTET; from the exons ATGGCGTCCAAGAAAAGCGCAAAAGCCAACGTTAAATCTAAAG CAGATGGAGGTAAACCACAAACAGCCAATAAGAATGGAAAGAAGTCAGACAGTGGGTCCAGCAGCGGCACCTTCTTCACCTGGTTCATCGTCCTAGCGTTGCTGGGCGTGTGGACGTCTATCGCCGTGGTCTACTTCGACCTCGTGGACTATCAGGGGGTCGTCG ACAAAGCTAAGGGTATACAAATTAACCTGTCTGAAGCACTGCAAG GTAAACTGGCTGCATACGACTCAGACGGCGATGGCGACTTTGATGTCGAGGATGCCAAAATTCTTCTCG GCCTGAAAGAGAAAGATGTTGTCGTCGCTGCCCGAAGTGAAGAATCTGCTGCCCCGGTGGAGACTGCTGATCCTGAGCGCGAGCCTGAAG CTATTGTGGAGCCCGACCCAGTCCCGGTGGAGGATGATATGCAGGCAACTGAGGCAGAAGAgctcgctgctcctcctcctccag AGCCTGAGCCACAACCAGAAGAAGTTGAAGTTGTTGTATCCGAGCCTGAGCCCGAACCAGAAGCAGAGCCTGCTGAG GTGATTGAAGAGGAGCCAGAGATTCTGGAGGAAGAGcttcctgcagctgaagag GAGCCAGAGGCTGAACCAGCTGTGGAGGAGGCTGCAGATGAACCAGTGGACGaaccagctgtggaggagatggtagaggaaccagctgaagaggaagcagtggaggaagaagctccaccagctgtggaggagacagtagaggaaccagctgaggagaaagcagaagaggaagaagctgaaCCAGCGGTGGAGGAGACatcagaagaggaagcagtAGAGGAAGAAGCAGAACCAGCGGTGGATGAGACAGTAGAGGAACCAGTGGAGGAAGAAGCTGAACCAGCTGTCGAAGAGGCTGCAGATGAAGCAGATGAGGaaccagctgtggaggagacTGCAGAAGAGGAACCAGCAGAAGAGGAATCTGAACCTGCGGTGGAGGAAGAAGCAGTCGAAGAGGCcgcagaagaagcagaagaggtGGAAGCTGAACCAGAACCTGCTGAAGAAGCCGTGGAGGTAGCCGCTGTTGCTGAGGCAACTGACAATGAAGAGGAGGTAACTGAAGAAGAGGTGGCACCAAGGGAGGAAaccaaagaagaagctgctcaaGAGGAGGAAACTGAAGAGGTtgcagcagaagaggagaccaaaGAAGAGACCACTCAAGAAGAAGCAACCAAGGAAGAagcagaaacagaagaagaggctgcaacagaagaagtagaagaggaagaggagacagcagaagaagagacagcagcagcacaagaagaagaagagacggaagaggagacagcagaagaggagacggcagaggaggaagagacggcagaggaggaagaggagacagCTGATGAGGCACATTCAGAGGACGTGGAAGAGGATCAACCAGAAACGG CAGAGGTCGTGGACGCGCAGGAACAGAGTCAGGATGAGCCCACAG AAACGTAG